The following are from one region of the Anaeropeptidivorans aminofermentans genome:
- a CDS encoding BtpA/SgcQ family protein produces the protein METDRNILSIFPVVKPIIGMIHLKGDTEKDIFERAKREVSIMAENSVDGIMLENYYGNYYDLERILDYVSTQKLPVPYGVNCLNVDALGFELANRYQASFLQLDSVIGHVKPRDDASLEAFFNLYRKNCDAFVIGGVRFKYQPVLSERSVEEDLILAMKRCDAIAVTGNATGEETSLDKIQYFREIIGDFPLVIAAGVTSENAEEQLSFGDMAIIGSYFKDNYKDFGDVSEEHVRNFMNTIKELRRRWSD, from the coding sequence GTGGAGACAGACAGAAATATCCTTTCCATATTTCCTGTGGTAAAGCCTATTATCGGCATGATCCATCTTAAAGGAGACACGGAAAAAGATATATTTGAAAGAGCAAAAAGAGAAGTAAGCATTATGGCTGAAAACAGCGTAGACGGCATTATGCTTGAAAATTATTACGGCAATTATTATGACCTTGAACGGATTCTTGATTATGTAAGCACGCAGAAGCTTCCTGTGCCTTACGGGGTTAACTGCCTGAATGTAGACGCTTTGGGCTTTGAGCTTGCCAATCGCTATCAGGCCTCTTTTTTACAGCTGGACTCTGTTATAGGCCATGTAAAGCCAAGAGATGATGCGTCTTTGGAAGCGTTTTTCAATCTCTACAGGAAAAACTGCGATGCTTTTGTCATCGGCGGCGTAAGATTTAAATACCAGCCTGTCCTTTCCGAAAGAAGTGTAGAAGAAGATTTGATTCTGGCCATGAAAAGATGCGATGCCATAGCCGTAACAGGAAATGCCACCGGAGAAGAAACCTCTTTAGATAAAATTCAATATTTCCGTGAAATAATAGGGGATTTCCCCCTTGTAATAGCCGCCGGAGTGACCTCAGAAAACGCCGAAGAACAGCTTTCTTTCGGAGATATGGCAATTATCGGAAGCTATTTTAAAGATAATTATAAGGATTTCGGAGATGTTTCAGAAGAGCATGTCAGAAATTTTATGAATACAATAAAGGAATTAAGGAGGAGATGGAGTGATTAA
- a CDS encoding PTS sugar transporter subunit IIB, translated as MIKLVRVDHRLVHGQVAFAWTKFLNADCILVASDALMKDELKMAGLRMAKPSGVKLVMKSIEDSAEALNSGVTDKYKLMILCESVEDIYRLAAKTNCITAINLGGMKSGENRRQISKAVHVSDEDIALIKELMDKGIAVSVQMVPDDTQTDVAKLI; from the coding sequence GTGATTAAATTAGTAAGGGTAGACCACAGGCTTGTACACGGGCAGGTAGCTTTTGCATGGACGAAGTTCCTAAACGCCGACTGTATCTTGGTAGCAAGCGATGCCCTGATGAAAGATGAGCTTAAAATGGCAGGCCTTCGCATGGCAAAGCCCTCAGGGGTAAAGCTTGTGATGAAAAGCATTGAAGATTCAGCAGAAGCGCTGAATTCCGGCGTAACAGATAAGTATAAGCTTATGATTTTATGCGAGTCTGTTGAAGATATTTACAGGCTTGCCGCAAAAACAAACTGTATTACCGCCATCAATCTGGGCGGCATGAAATCCGGTGAAAACCGCAGGCAGATTTCAAAGGCCGTTCATGTATCTGATGAAGACATTGCCTTAATAAAAGAACTTATGGATAAAGGCATTGCCGTTTCAGTTCAGATGGTTCCAGACGACACCCAAACAGATGTCGCAAAACTTATATAG
- a CDS encoding PTS sugar transporter subunit IIA, with amino-acid sequence MRTIILASHGGFGKGMLESAKMILGEGTGNIRAYAMYPGDSAEDYAKELEKEILENPDTEYVIMADLFGASVCTAMTGLTKYKNAVLFSGMSFTMLLELLTSFPEALTEEDILRLINSAREGIKNIDVKEANDETEDF; translated from the coding sequence ATGAGAACTATTATTTTAGCCTCTCATGGAGGCTTTGGAAAAGGCATGCTGGAATCGGCGAAGATGATTTTGGGAGAAGGCACTGGAAACATAAGAGCCTATGCCATGTATCCGGGAGACAGCGCCGAGGATTATGCCAAGGAACTTGAAAAGGAAATCTTAGAAAACCCTGATACAGAATACGTCATCATGGCGGATTTATTCGGGGCAAGCGTATGCACTGCAATGACGGGCCTTACAAAATATAAAAACGCAGTATTGTTTTCGGGAATGAGCTTTACCATGCTTTTAGAATTATTAACCTCTTTTCCCGAAGCTCTTACGGAAGAAGATATTTTAAGACTTATAAATTCCGCAAGAGAAGGCATAAAAAATATAGATGTTAAAGAAGCAAACGACGAAACGGAGGACTTTTAG
- a CDS encoding PTS mannose/fructose/sorbose/N-acetylgalactosamine transporter subunit IIC has translation MDIVQTLLIVLIAFFAYMHSYVGSTMHNRPIIIAPLVGLVLGDLQTGIMIGATLELVFMGAFPVGASNPPDFVSGAIISTAYVIMTGQDVTAAVVLAVPIATLVLLIDNVQMTVLLTWASHIADKFAKNGDIKGVERVQIIAGIGNKIILSLIVGLGFVLGVPAIEKILQHVPEFVTRGLDVAAGLIPAIGFAMLARMMLTKSMVPYLILGFILVAYLNVPIIGVALFGLVAALIYINKSSEAVKEAAYDDNEF, from the coding sequence ATGGATATCGTGCAAACCTTACTTATTGTTTTAATTGCCTTTTTTGCCTACATGCATAGCTACGTAGGCTCCACAATGCATAACCGCCCTATTATTATAGCCCCTTTAGTAGGCCTTGTTTTAGGTGATTTACAAACGGGAATCATGATAGGCGCAACCTTAGAGCTTGTATTTATGGGGGCCTTTCCCGTAGGCGCAAGCAACCCGCCGGATTTCGTATCAGGGGCTATTATCTCCACAGCCTACGTTATCATGACCGGTCAGGACGTTACGGCGGCTGTAGTTTTAGCCGTTCCCATTGCAACCTTAGTTTTATTAATTGATAATGTACAGATGACTGTCCTTTTAACATGGGCATCCCACATAGCCGATAAATTTGCCAAGAACGGCGATATTAAAGGCGTCGAAAGAGTTCAGATTATCGCCGGTATCGGCAATAAAATCATTCTTTCCCTCATTGTAGGCCTCGGCTTTGTCCTTGGGGTTCCCGCAATCGAAAAAATATTACAGCATGTTCCTGAATTCGTAACAAGAGGCCTTGATGTTGCCGCAGGTCTTATTCCCGCCATCGGTTTTGCCATGCTTGCAAGAATGATGCTTACAAAAAGCATGGTTCCTTATTTAATCCTTGGCTTTATCCTTGTGGCATACTTAAATGTTCCTATTATAGGCGTGGCATTATTCGGATTGGTAGCCGCCCTTATATACATCAACAAAAGCAGTGAAGCAGTAAAGGAGGCGGCATACGATGACAACGAATTCTAA